The Impatiens glandulifera chromosome 8, dImpGla2.1, whole genome shotgun sequence genome includes a window with the following:
- the LOC124912475 gene encoding uncharacterized protein LOC124912475 isoform X2 — translation MGDLHSIPYTNTFASSSSLDSVWDFQMNNIGISNNNSYMENTPPPSLTSNFEDDGHDQFSTGYLQDALSFELDRSKRRRLLLFAGDQTFSSQICMNSIPGYWDSSDSSTTENSGEDLCCLAQITSQTSINSGEVKFDERAEKLLGKRSPKKITRVVYPFAMVKPPGGGAEGAFTLNDINERILMPPTRPLRHPVGDYACRPILSPQGPGLSGKAVVAFTRIHTQGRGTITIIRTKG, via the exons atgGGTGATCTTCACTCCATTCCTTACACTAACACTTTTGCTTCATCTTCTTCCCTAGATTCTGTTTGGGATTTTCAAATGAACAACATTGGAATTTCAAACAACAATTCAT ATATGGAAAACACACCACCACCATCTTTGACCTCAAATTTCGAAGATGATGGTCATGATCAATTTTCAACTGGCTATCTTCAAGATGCTCTCAGTTTCGAATTAGATCGATCGAAACGGAGGCGACTACTTCTCTTTGCCGGAGATCAAACTTTCAGTTCTCAGATCTGCATGAACTCAATTCCG GGTTATTGGGACTCAAGTGACAGCAGTACTACTGAGAACTCCGGTGAAGATTTGTGTTGTCTGGCTCAGATCACAAGCCAAACTAGTATTAATTCAg GAGAAGtaaaatttgatgaacgggCGGAAAAGTTACTAGGGAAGAGATCGCCGAAAAAGATAACAAGGGTGGTTTACCCTTTTGCAATGGTAAAGCCACCGGGTGGAGGTGCCGAAGGAGCCTTCACCTTGAACGATATTAACGAGAGGATCCTAATGCCCCCAACCAGGCCACTCCGCCACCCGGTGGGAGACTATGCTTGTCGCCCTATTCTATCTCCTCAAGGTCCCGGTTTGTCTGGAAAAGCTGTGGTGGCCTTCACTAGAATTCACACACAAGGGAGGGGAACAATCACTATTATTAGAACAAAGGGCTAG
- the LOC124912475 gene encoding uncharacterized protein LOC124912475 isoform X1, which produces MGDLHSIPYTNTFASSSSLDSVWDFQMNNIGISNNNSYMENTPPPSLTSNFEDDGHDQFSTGYLQDALSFELDRSKRRRLLLFAGDQTFSSQICMNSIPGYWDSSDSSTTENSGEDLCCLAQITSQTSINSGSGVGFDDDIGVAFQELSSKPDSFQNNLLLGCFSDTNNSKKTTALSNSSSLQGPPTLTSSHNLSLDLGEVKFDERAEKLLGKRSPKKITRVVYPFAMVKPPGGGAEGAFTLNDINERILMPPTRPLRHPVGDYACRPILSPQGPGLSGKAVVAFTRIHTQGRGTITIIRTKG; this is translated from the exons atgGGTGATCTTCACTCCATTCCTTACACTAACACTTTTGCTTCATCTTCTTCCCTAGATTCTGTTTGGGATTTTCAAATGAACAACATTGGAATTTCAAACAACAATTCAT ATATGGAAAACACACCACCACCATCTTTGACCTCAAATTTCGAAGATGATGGTCATGATCAATTTTCAACTGGCTATCTTCAAGATGCTCTCAGTTTCGAATTAGATCGATCGAAACGGAGGCGACTACTTCTCTTTGCCGGAGATCAAACTTTCAGTTCTCAGATCTGCATGAACTCAATTCCG GGTTATTGGGACTCAAGTGACAGCAGTACTACTGAGAACTCCGGTGAAGATTTGTGTTGTCTGGCTCAGATCACAAGCCAAACTAGTATTAATTCAg GTAGTGGTGTGGGCTTTGATGATGATATTGGGGTCGCATTTCAAGAGTTATCCTCCAAGCCTGATTCTTTCCAAAATAACTTATTACTCGGGTGTTTTAGTGACACAAACAATTCTAAGAAGACAACCGCATTATCCAATTCCTCTTCACTACAAGGTCCACCTACTTTAACATCTTCTCATAATCTTTCTCTCGATTTAGGAGAAGtaaaatttgatgaacgggCGGAAAAGTTACTAGGGAAGAGATCGCCGAAAAAGATAACAAGGGTGGTTTACCCTTTTGCAATGGTAAAGCCACCGGGTGGAGGTGCCGAAGGAGCCTTCACCTTGAACGATATTAACGAGAGGATCCTAATGCCCCCAACCAGGCCACTCCGCCACCCGGTGGGAGACTATGCTTGTCGCCCTATTCTATCTCCTCAAGGTCCCGGTTTGTCTGGAAAAGCTGTGGTGGCCTTCACTAGAATTCACACACAAGGGAGGGGAACAATCACTATTATTAGAACAAAGGGCTAG